The following coding sequences lie in one Dermacentor variabilis isolate Ectoservices unplaced genomic scaffold, ASM5094787v1 scaffold_18, whole genome shotgun sequence genomic window:
- the LOC142568364 gene encoding uncharacterized protein LOC142568364 yields the protein MSSRIVAVCLLFLSVIALIDAQYVRPDTIRVPPPRIHLPKIPPPPRTRIDVQGGGGRSQHSVSGSIHHDVYRPNRGPTISIWGQGSHQRHPATGTQGQGQVGVGVGIPIKRRG from the exons ATGTCTTCGAGGATAGTTGCCGTGTGCCTGCTTTTCCTGTCTG tgATTGCCCTCATCGACGCGCAGTACGTG AGGCCCGACACCATTCGAGTGCCGCCACCCCGCATTCACCTGCCGAAAATACCACCACCGCCAAGG ACGCGGATCGATGTGCAAGGAGGTGGTGGGCGGTCCCAGCACAGCGTGAGTGGTAGCATTCACCATGACGTGTACCGCCCCAACCGTGGTCCCACAATCTCCATCTGGGGTCAGGGCTCGCACCAGCGGCACCCAGCCACGGGCACACAGGGCCAGGGCCAAGTTGGAGTTGGTGTCGGGATCCCCATAAAAAGGCGCGGATAA
- the LOC142568366 gene encoding uncharacterized protein LOC142568366 produces MCRVSLCVFVLLIAVAMVSGQRRRPNFDFKPEAPRHRLNVFGSASGNSGRNFDANVGVRGEYDLHRSKNGGRVTGYAQGSQSFGRFDGHSYRGKPQGEVGVRAHIPF; encoded by the exons ATGTGCCGGGTGTCACTTTGTGTTTTCGTACTGCTGATAG CTGTCGCCATGGTTTCCGGACAG agaCGACGTCCAAACTTTGACTTCAAGCCCGAAGCTCCCCGA CATCGGCTGAACGTGTTCGgatcggcgtccggcaacagcgGTCGCAACTTCGACGCCAACGTGGGTGTCCGCGGCGAGTACGACCTCCACCGCTCCAAGAACGGCGGCCGGGTGACCGGCTACGCCCAGGGCTCGCAGAGCTTCGGCCGCTTCGACGGACACTCGTACCGGGGAAAACCGCAGGGAGAGGTCGGAGTGAGGGCCCACATACCTTTCTGA